In Citrus sinensis cultivar Valencia sweet orange chromosome 3, DVS_A1.0, whole genome shotgun sequence, the sequence tttatattttgaacagCTATTGTGGGGCTTCTGTTCAAAATATAAACACTCCAAACAACTGCTTCAGGCCAAAAACTTTTGGGAAGACCACTCCTCTGCAAAAGGCTTCGTACCATATTAAGAATTGTATGATTTTTCCTCTCGCATACACCATTTTGCTGAGGTGTGTAGGCTGCTGTCAATTGTCTTCTAATTCCATGATTTTCACAGAAGCTTCCAAATTCTTGAGAGTTGAACTCTCCACCACAATCAGTAcgcaatattttaatttggctGTCATCTTCTCTTTCAACTAGTGCATTAAACATTTGAAAGGTTGTGAAAGCTTCTGATTTTTCTTGCAAGAAATAAACCCAGGTTTTTCGactaaaatcatcaataaatgagataaaatatcGTTTACCTCCATTTGATGTTGGCTTGATTGGCCCACATAAGTCAGAATGAACTAGCTCCAGCACTTTCTTTTCCCTCCAGGATTTTCCTTTTGGAAAATTATCTCGATGTTGCTTACTGAAAATACACTCTTCGCAAAGCTGTGAAGGTTGCTCAAATTGTGGAAGGCCTACTACCATATTTTTCTGCTGCAAGGTCTTCAATCCACCAAAACTAAAATGCCCGTAACGAAAGTGCCATAACCACTCTGTATCTTTGACATTTGCAGCAAAACATGAGTGTGCAGTATGGTGAAGATACAATGGAAACATTCTATTTGCCGTCATTTTCACTTGAGCAATTAAGCCTAATTTTTCATCGTGGATTCGAAAAACTCCTTCCTTGATAGAGATCTCATACCCCTTTTCTTGTAACTGGCCAACACTGAGAAGGTTAGTTTTCAGTTCATGAACGAATAGAACATTTAAGATAGAATGAGAACTTTCCTTGGTTTGGATTGCAACCCTTCCTTTCCCCATGACAGAAACTGTGGAGTTATCACCAAATTTTACAGTATTTCGAAAAGTCTCATTCAAGTCAGAAAAAGCAGATTTATCCCCACACATATGATTGCTGCAACCGGTATCTAAGTACCATAGATTTTGGTGACTTTCCCTCCTTTGTATGACATGCCATAAGAAGGgaaatttcttcttcctcaTTTTCTGCAAAGTTAGATTTCTCGCCACgattcttatttaaattagTACGGCACTCGGAGCAGTAATGACCGTACTTCTGACAACGAAAGCATTTAACATTCGATTTGTCTTTAGACTTTGGTTTATGTCCTGTCGAATTCTGACCTTCATAatcctttccttttccttgAGAATCATCAACATTTTCTTCTAATCTGTTCTGCCCATTCTTGCCTTTCCAGCCTCCTTTACCCCCTCCAGTTGGTTTGAGATTTGCTGCTGCCTGTAATGCATGTTCTTCCTTATCCTGTCGGATTACTTTATGCTCATGGACTAGTAAAGTGCTTTCCAATTCATCAATCGAAAGTGTGTCAATATCCCTTGATTCCTCAATCGCACAAACAATATAGTTAAATTTTGCCGTTAAAGATTGAAGAATCTTCTCAATTATGATAACATCCTCGAGCTGCTCGCCATGAATTCGTCTCTTATTTGCGATTGCCATTGTCCTTGCAAAGTATGCTGAGACCAACTCTCCCATCTTTATTCGTAGAGATTCAAATTCAGCTCGAAGTGTCTGGAGGTGTACCCGCTTTGCCCTTGTTGTCCCTTGGTACTTCTTTTTCAAGGAATCCCAAATTTGTTTGGAGGAGTCTTTGCTAAGAATTGTTTCCACGATTGAGCGATCAATAGCTTGGAACAAGTAATTCTTTGCCTTGAGATCCTTTAATCGTTGCCCTTCAAGCTCTATTTTCTGAGCATCCGTCAAAACAACACTGGCTGGTGGTTCAGTTATTCTAGTTGAAACAACCTGCCAATACTCCTTGGACCTTAAGAAACTCTCCATCAACATGCTTCAATGGTCATAGTGACCATCAAAGCGGGGAattgcaggttgaacaaaaTTCTCAGAAGCCATGAATTTCTGCTGCTGCAACACGAGTGAAAAAAGAGCCAAGTAAGCTGCTGTTACCAACTCTGTCAATCCCACTTTTCTAATtcaagctctgataccactgttataAGTGAATATGAAATAGTTCAATTAAAGCAAGGATACGTGGATGAAAGTACTACACATTTTATTCACAATGAGGTTGCCTTTTATAGGCGTTACATGAACAAACTTAACGAAATAATAGCAGCCATTATTCAACAAATACTGCAACCACTTTCCAGTAACTATAGCCTAAAGACTAGGTAAACACAATCTTGCAAACAACATTACCAACAAACTTCCTAAAGACTAGGACCATAAAAGCAACTTATTGACACAAGGAAATTCCAACAATAATTCATTGAAtggtttgtcttaatcatataTCAATTTACTGATGTAATTTGACTACATTGAGCTGGAtaacatatgagatttaattaaccttgaaatgactgttagacttattaaatctcataggcattgattttactataatcttaatcttgagttagttatgatttcatgattgtaattgttattccatttgattTACCAATGGGCACAACACACaattgtggtcaagattacccggtatcttggtgggagcaattatgagtattagagttatagattaacaatatagaatttgtacgacgcatctcttgatgggtttttggCACTtaatcatagaattctctggccatagtgtgtcaacatatttagtatgttgaaaatgatcattagagaaaaccaataAGGATCAAagaacaagatgtaattaaattgattggacagttgagatatcgatttaattaacgatgtggtacaaaggattgagTAGTAAAGAAATTAGTGTGGCTTgagacgaattattattcgaacatataattatggaggtcagttccaatcttatAGTGGAGTAGAGTTGCAATTAAATGATTAGGCTTATTTAATTACAGGCTTAATttttgtagccactattgtatatTCTCAAATGATCCatgggttagctcatttaattgactgcatcgctactggattaataagtaagataactaacTATTTAggttaaaagcctaaatatattatttagtgggaggctccattaaTATGCTTGAGTGTAACGggctttatgttattttacaaggtggacCCCTATAACACATGAACAAGTAACgtgacttttgttttaattattttttaatttaaatcaaatgggatttaatagaattaaaaaataaataaatatggagcctagggtttccactaaatagagatataaaaagacttattttctctaaaaaaaatagacaGAGGCCACATTATAcaaatcagagaaaaagattttctctctaattttgagagaaaaattttctcgtgctaattgctttagtggtgataaagACGCCCACATGTCAAGTGTAGATCAAACCTGAGTTATAGCCTGGAAGATTAtttggtggcggatcgtgatctaacaggagtagtggtgacagatcgtggtctgggagcctaaatcactttagtggaaaaagaaaagattattcatcttctcaaattttcaaggtacgatttctagattacaaattcttatatattgtatgagatcgatcctaaaagtttttttttaaaaaaaaactgattttttccACAACAATAATTAGCCACCGATGTCTCGTCTGTCCATGTGAGtttttacttgtttaattTGCTTGTGGGAAGTTTATGTAATCAAAGAACAAGTTGTGATTATGTTTTGTTGTGTTGCTAGTGGTTCAGTAATTGGGACTACTTTGATTATGTTTTGGTAATAGATTTTGCTAGTTTACTAGTGCTTCAGtaggatttttcttttttaaaattattaacttatgCATCCATTGAAATCTGAACTCAAAACTTAAGCCCCAAAGAAATTGCTTGTTACCGTTGGAATTAGACTTGACTTTCGTAGTTTATTAATCAACTTGCTTGCTAGGTAGCCTTGCCGTATGATATGGTTTGCTATCTTATGGGTGGTGATGTTTCCCTTGCAATACCCCTCGCATCTGTGTAAGGACATCCATCtaattttgttgatatttttgGAAGTTAAACTTTCATCCTTAATTTGAATGATTGaaagataatatataattttagcCTCGGTTGATTCAAAAAGGGtagatttaaaagaaagattgattcaaaaagattaaattaaacgttcaaaaaaatttataaaaaatgcaAGATATCCGCAAACTGTCTAAAATACTATCCtttaatcaataatattttaaataaggaGATTATGGGTGGACCAAAAATCCATGAACCAAGCCCAAGCAAACGCGCAGATTTAACAACCCGTTTGGAGCAGCTGCGTTACCAAATTATTTATAGGTTTGGGTTCGGTTACAAAAACTCaaccacaaaaataaatttatgttcacttaaatttctataaaaatcTTCTAAAACCCCTTTATAATTGTCTCCTTCTTTAAAATTACCGTATAGGACAAAATTATATCTCATTAAACCCACCGTAAACAATTCTTTCACCGACAATTTTTCTCCTGTACGTATCTACTTCTGTTATCTTAGAGTTTATACGAAAATTATTGAAACCTCAAAATACAACTACAGAAAAATCTCAAAAGCCGGTAACAACCCtgttaaaaatcaaaataatgatCATGTTAGAAGACCATTCCCTGTCAAATTCCATTGAAAATTGAGTGCATATATGACCTAGgcaaaatagagaaaaaaaaaatcagtttcaGCTTTAAAATTGTTGTAGACTGGGTAGTCAGAGgagtgccaatagtccaactcagTTCATATTCATTTAGATCTGGGATGAAGAAATAAACACcacaaaataaacttaaatgtTGAAAACTAATTCTAACCCAACCTGAATAGATTTTTATTGGAATTTTTTGGTTTAAGTTACTCAATAGTTTTAGAGTGGAGCTTCTAACATCCCATTAAAACTCATAAGAAACACtacttattcatttttatatctctttttttatgaaattacaaaaaagtCCATAGAATTACAATAgagttttaattaaacttcACTATCATTTTAGACAtactttttcataataaaattattattattaagtaatttatttcctcattatctcaaaattatttttgactttatcaaacaaataaggttaaaaaaatagttaggggtttatgatttataaagacattttagtttaattaaattcttatttttttctttcggtAATTTTGAAGAATATTAAAGGGGTGTGAAAAACagtactcataattgaattagatcAAAACTTTCTCAACCCAAATACGTTTGGATTTGATTGGGTTAATCCCAACATTCACTCCCCCCTAAAATGACTTTATATATAGtcattattatgaaaaatataatcatagCGTCAACTCTTAAGTAAACTTTTTGGTTGAGAGAGGCGTAGATCACTAAACATGTATTAGTAGTCAAAATTAGACGAGGAACTTTATCTAGATTACTACATTTaccaaataatattataaaatgtaaaagTTTTAATGGGGTGTATTAAACGGGGTGTACCCCATCACTATCTTAAGAATGGTGATTTTGATCCCTTATTATATC encodes:
- the LOC127900682 gene encoding uncharacterized protein LOC127900682 — encoded protein: MESFLRSKEYWQVVSTRITEPPASVVLTDAQKIELEGQRLKDLKAKNYLFQAIDRSIVETILSKDSSKQIWDSLKKKYQGTTRAKRVHLQTLRAEFESLRIKMGELVSAYFARTMAIANKRRIHGEQLEDVIIIEKILQSLTAKFNYIVCAIEESRDIDTLSIDELESTLLVHEHKVIRQDKEEHALQAAANLKPTGGGKGGWKGKNGQNRLEENVDDSQGKGKDYEGQNSTGHKPKSKDKSNVKCFRCQKYGHYCSECRTNLNKNRGEKSNFAENEEEEISLLMACHTKEGKSPKSMVLRYRLQQSYVWG